The nucleotide window TTCATTTTGTTCTAAAACACGTAATATTCTTTCTTGTGCAATTTCTTTGTCTTTTTTTAAAAGTTCATTTTTTTTAATCTCATCTTCATACCTAGAATCAATCATTTGAGCTTCTTTAAAAATATTATCTACACTATCTCTGAGTACAATATGTTTTTCATTGAATATAGAAGCGTTTTTAAATTCTCTAAGTTGCTCATATGTTTCAGCTATAGTTATTAATATCTCTAGACGAACGATGTCTTTTTTATATTTTTTTGAAAAAAACAAACTCCTTTCTAAATAAATTAAAGCTTGTTTATATTTCTTTTGTTTTCTAAGCACTCTTCCTAAATTATAATAGCTATCAAGCAGTTGTAATTCATTCTTTGAAGAATTAGAAAGTTTTATACTCTTTTTATAATAATCAATAGATAGGTGCAGCTTTTTCTTATGCTCATAAGCAACCCCAATGTTATTAATCAATGATTCTTGGTTGCTTAAAGCATACTTTTTTTTCAGATTAAGACTTTTTTTATAGTATGTAATCGCACTATCAATTTTTTTACGCTTAAAATAATTAACACCAAGACTATTGTAAACTTTAGATAACTCACTAAAATTTGAAACACTTTTATTTAATTTCAAGCTCTTATTTAAACACTCTAATCCTTTTTCATATTTCTTTAAAAGGTTGTATAAAATACCAATATCTAAATATGACTTAGCTGTTTGTTTATCGTTACCCAGTTTCTCCCTTATTGCCAATCCTTTTTTATAAGCTTCAATAGATTTACCTAGAAGGTTCATACTCGAATACATAGATCCAATTGTATTGTAAATCGTTGCCATTAATTTTTGATTTCCTAACTCATTACATGCAATAATTGATTCGTTAGCGTACCTAAGTCCTTTGTCATATAGCCCTTGACTACGATATATTTTCGCCAACTGAACCTTTGCTCTTACAATACCATAAAGGTTATTTATTTTTTCTTCTATATTAAGAGATAACAAATAATACTCTTCAGCATTTTTATAATTATTTTTTTTAGATTCCAACAAACCTAACCTCATGAGTGAAGTAGAATATCCTTTTTTATATTTCAAAGAGTCACTAATAATTCTTGCCTCTTCAGCAAATATTCTACAAATAGAATCTACTCTTCTATATTTCCAAGCTAGTTTATTTAAACGTTGAACTTTTATAGTGTCTTTCTTTTGTTTTTTTAATTCATTTATTAAGCTATCTGTTTGACCTGCAATTTTGTTAATAAAACAGACAGATACTAGTAATAATAAGACTGTTCTTTTCATTTTTTGAAATTAGTTATAAAAAAAGGTTTTTCTTAATGAAAGTAAGAAAAACCTTTTACAATTAATTTAAACTATTGTATAGTTTCAATAGTTACTCAACATCATCTTCAGATTCTTCTTCTGATGTTTTTGATACGCCATCAGGTTTTCCTCCCCCTTTTGATACATCGTCTGGAATTATTACTGTTCTTTCAATGTTCTTTTTAATCCCTTCTTGTCGTTTTCTACTCATAATTATTTATATTAAAATGTTTATCAAATATCTATAGGATTAAGTGGTTATTCAATCGTCAAAAATGAGTGTTTTTATATCCTCAATAATAAGGATAGAATTAAGAAATAGGATGTAATCTATCTAACCTCTTGAAGGTTTTCATGGTTACGTTGAACATAGTGTTATGTTGAAGAAATATAGAGGTGTCTTCCCATTTGTTGAACATATTTTTTTGCTTAAAAAAAGGCAAAACGATTCCATTACAGTATTTGCATACCGTTTTGCCTTGGGTTAATAAATTAAGTAATTAGCTCAAAGAGCTTTTAGAGTTGTTTAACTAGAAAAGTTAAGTAGATCACTTTTAAAGTAAAGAACTTTTCCGTTTAAACGTTTTGCAGGTAATACCTGAGTTTTATCGAGAGTCCAAAGAGTGGTTTCTGAGATTTTTAAAAAAGCGGCAGCTTCTTTTCTAGTCAACACTTGATCTTCATTCGTGTTTTTTATTAAAGATAGAATTTGCTTTAGTTCTTCTTTAATGATTTTTTGAATAAGTATACCTAATTCGTTAGGTTGCATTTCATGTAACTTGATAATGTTAGTCATATAATAATATTTAAAGATTAATAAAAAAATAAGTAAATATGATACCTGTTTACATGTCAAAATTATATTTTAATTTATTGATACACAGTAGGTTAGTTTATGTTACTTTATATAGAGTTTAAATAAATTTATATGAAATTAATAATCTGTAAATCAACTTATTGTCTGTTTTTTAAATATTTTAAAATCATTTTATTTAACAAGACTTTAACGTAAAAAGGAACTGAAAAGTAGGTTTTATAGAGGGAAATTGAAGTCTTTTTCAGGTTTAATCAAATAAAAAAAGAGTATATCTGTCTTCATCTACCTTTAGAGTGGGTAATAAAGCAGTTTTTTTATTAAATAAACTATTGTTTTTTTGCAGTTATAACGGATAGAGGCGTACGTATAAGTTTTTGTAGGTTTGAGCTAAATGTGTTTTGTTGTTTTTTTTAATCAAAAAATAGGTGGTATAGTGTGATGTACTCTAAATCTAATTAAAACCGTAAAGTAAGATTGTTTTTTATTTGTTTTTTTAATACGTGTGTATGGGGTTTTTGTAGGTTTTTTGAAATTTTAAGAAAGTGATTGGGTTCTGGACGACTATTATGGAAATAGAGTAAAACTTGTTGTTTTTTTGAAGTACCCCCTATGCTTTTATAAAGAGTAGTGCTTTTTTGTATCTGAAATTGAATAAAAACAGCTGAGAATTTTGTATCTTTATTTATAGTGAGTAGAGTTTAATATGCTGTTTTTGAGATATAAGCACACTCTGGAACACCCTGTAAAAAGTAAAAACTCGCAACAGTACTATTTATAGTATGTTACGAGTTTGTTACGTGGTCCCACGAGGACTCGAACCTCGGACCACCTGATTATGAGTCAGGTGCTCTAACCAACTGAGCTATAGGACCCGTTATTTTGGGTGTGCAAAGATAGCATCTTTTTTAAAATACCAAACATTTTTTACACTTTTCTGTTCATTAAATTTTCACCAAAAGTGCGTAAGCCTTGCTTTGCGTCCTCATTTAGTGTCATGATATCTAAAAATTCGAACGACTTATTTGTGTAGTATTCAATAAGTTGTTGTGTGTGTTGAGGTATATTATTATCAGTGAAAATAGAAGTTGTTTGCTTGATTTTTTCTTCAATATTTTTTTCTTTTCCATTAAATAAATTTAATAGATTTTCTCTATCAGAGGTGTTCGCTACTTCAAGAGCTTTTAAATATAAATATGTTTTCTTGTTTTCTATAATATCCCCAGCAATTTGTTTCCCAAAAGTATCTGGGTTTCCAAAAGTATCTAAGTAGTCATCTTGTAATTGAAAAGCAATACCCAAGTTTAAACCATAATTATATAAATGTTGAGCTTGTTCTTCATCAGCTTCAGCTACAATAGCTCCCATTTTTAAAGCAGCAGCTACTAAAACAGAAGTTTTTAAACTAATCATTTTAATATACTCATCAATAGTAACATCATTTCTAGTTTCAAAATCAACATCTAACTGTTGTCCGTCGCAAACTTCTAAAGCGGTTTTGCTAAATAATTGAGCTAATTTTTGAAAAACAGCTGGTTTGTAGTTTTCAAAGTATTGATATGCTAGTATTAACATAGCATCACCAGATAAAATACCAGTATTTATATCCCATTTTTCATGAACAGTCTCTTTACCTCTTCTTAAAGGGGCATCATCCATAATGTCATCATGCACCAATGTAAAGTTATGAAAAACTTCTACAGCTAATGCAGCAGGAAGAGCCTCTGTATGACTTCCTGAGAAGATATCAGAAGCAATTAATGTTAAGATTGGTCTAATTCTCTTACCTCCCAATTGTAGAATATAATCTACTGGTTCGTATAGGTTTTTAGGCTCTCTTGTAAAGTTTTGTTTTTCTAAATAGGTTAAAAAGTCTGAATGATATTTTAATAAGTCCAAATCTGAAATTTTTTGTAAAAATAAGGTAAACAAAAAAAGTACACCCAAAAGAATGTTAAAAAAAGATTAAAACTTAGGAAACTTTTATTGTTTCCTAAGTTTCCTTTCGTAGATTTGCAAAGAATTATGAGAGATAAAATTTTAGAAAAATCGGGAGAAATGTTTTTAAACCTTGGTTTTAAAAGTGTTACTATGGATGATATAGCAAGGGAGCTGGGGATATCTAAAAAAACAATTTATAAGTATTTTCCTAATAAAGTTGGTTTGGTAGGAGCATCAACAGAAGCAGTTCAAGAAGCTATTGATGCCGCAATTTTATTTATTAAAGGACAAAAACATAATGCAATAGCTGAAGAGTTTGCTGTAAAAGCAATTTTTAAAGAGATGTTTAAAAACGCGAAAACTTCACCAATGTATCAGCTTAAAAAGTATTATCCTGAAACATATGCTGAGTTAATGGAACGTGAAGCATGTATGTTTAGAGATTGCAATGTAGATA belongs to Tenacibaculum sp. MAR_2010_89 and includes:
- a CDS encoding sensor histidine kinase is translated as MKRTVLLLLVSVCFINKIAGQTDSLINELKKQKKDTIKVQRLNKLAWKYRRVDSICRIFAEEARIISDSLKYKKGYSTSLMRLGLLESKKNNYKNAEEYYLLSLNIEEKINNLYGIVRAKVQLAKIYRSQGLYDKGLRYANESIIACNELGNQKLMATIYNTIGSMYSSMNLLGKSIEAYKKGLAIREKLGNDKQTAKSYLDIGILYNLLKKYEKGLECLNKSLKLNKSVSNFSELSKVYNSLGVNYFKRKKIDSAITYYKKSLNLKKKYALSNQESLINNIGVAYEHKKKLHLSIDYYKKSIKLSNSSKNELQLLDSYYNLGRVLRKQKKYKQALIYLERSLFFSKKYKKDIVRLEILITIAETYEQLREFKNASIFNEKHIVLRDSVDNIFKEAQMIDSRYEDEIKKNELLKKDKEIAQERILRVLEQNEKKNTLLISLIVGIILLTILFFLSFKIYKTKKAKELSDKNRKLEVQKNIELIKKQELKSIKAMINGQENERNRIAQDLHDRLGSMLSMVKLHYNSIEGSLDKLKEENRMHYNKANSLLDEACVAVREISHDMISGVLTKFGLIAALEDLQKTLEGTSTLQIEFLNYGFDNRLDNSLEMELYSIVQEIIHNIIKHAEAEEVSVQLIKNKEFINLMVIDNGVGFDPTKIGESNGIGIKGIQSRVDSLNGELLIDSGKGNGTTITINIPVS
- a CDS encoding helix-turn-helix domain-containing protein yields the protein MTNIIKLHEMQPNELGILIQKIIKEELKQILSLIKNTNEDQVLTRKEAAAFLKISETTLWTLDKTQVLPAKRLNGKVLYFKSDLLNFSS
- a CDS encoding polyprenyl synthetase family protein, with product MDLLKYHSDFLTYLEKQNFTREPKNLYEPVDYILQLGGKRIRPILTLIASDIFSGSHTEALPAALAVEVFHNFTLVHDDIMDDAPLRRGKETVHEKWDINTGILSGDAMLILAYQYFENYKPAVFQKLAQLFSKTALEVCDGQQLDVDFETRNDVTIDEYIKMISLKTSVLVAAALKMGAIVAEADEEQAQHLYNYGLNLGIAFQLQDDYLDTFGNPDTFGKQIAGDIIENKKTYLYLKALEVANTSDRENLLNLFNGKEKNIEEKIKQTTSIFTDNNIPQHTQQLIEYYTNKSFEFLDIMTLNEDAKQGLRTFGENLMNRKV
- a CDS encoding TetR/AcrR family transcriptional regulator; protein product: MRDKILEKSGEMFLNLGFKSVTMDDIARELGISKKTIYKYFPNKVGLVGASTEAVQEAIDAAILFIKGQKHNAIAEEFAVKAIFKEMFKNAKTSPMYQLKKYYPETYAELMEREACMFRDCNVDNLTKGIEQGLYRENIKIDLIVNFYFTLIFGVFESDLYGHEMKEVMKIEYEVLEYHIRAIATEKGIAELEKQLKIINKNH